The following proteins are encoded in a genomic region of Pseudomonadota bacterium:
- a CDS encoding IS110 family transposase, with the protein MNHLAIDLGSRKSQVCMRNERGEILQEYSCPTLRLQRMLDADPAHVVLETSAEAFTVARAAQALGHQVTVVPSVLARTLGVAQRGVKTDVRDARALSLVACQVEKLPSVHIPSQRASEWRALSTSRETLLDARTQLVNSVRGFLRTLIQQPLRCTPKTLPARVRAALRDDGSGVPMHIERLLVCIETMNEQAAEMDRELSELASQEPTCRLLMSMPGVGPVTATRFVAALDDPKRFDSAASVMGYLGLTPGEKSSGQSQRRTGLTKAGPAPVRRVLNQAAWCFLRVRADDPIGQWAVAVAQRRGKMTAVTALARKMAGVLFAMWRDHKPYDPQHQLSSGNA; encoded by the coding sequence GTGAATCATCTAGCCATCGATCTGGGAAGCCGCAAGAGCCAAGTATGCATGCGCAACGAGCGGGGCGAAATCCTGCAGGAGTACAGCTGTCCAACTCTGAGACTGCAGCGGATGTTGGATGCGGATCCGGCGCACGTGGTGTTGGAGACAAGCGCCGAGGCGTTCACCGTAGCCCGTGCCGCGCAGGCTTTGGGCCATCAGGTTACCGTGGTGCCATCGGTGCTGGCCCGAACGCTGGGCGTGGCTCAGCGGGGCGTCAAGACCGATGTGCGCGATGCCCGAGCATTGAGCCTGGTGGCGTGTCAGGTAGAGAAGCTGCCGTCGGTCCACATTCCGTCGCAGCGTGCCAGCGAATGGCGCGCGCTCAGCACATCGCGCGAGACGTTGCTGGACGCCCGCACCCAGCTGGTCAACAGCGTTCGAGGATTTCTGCGCACGCTTATCCAACAACCGCTGCGCTGCACGCCCAAAACGTTGCCTGCCAGGGTTCGCGCTGCGTTGCGCGACGATGGAAGCGGCGTGCCCATGCACATCGAGCGATTGCTTGTCTGCATCGAAACGATGAACGAGCAGGCCGCCGAGATGGACCGAGAGCTTTCGGAGCTCGCCAGTCAGGAGCCCACTTGCCGGTTACTGATGAGCATGCCGGGCGTAGGGCCGGTCACGGCGACGCGCTTTGTGGCCGCGCTCGACGACCCCAAGCGATTCGACAGCGCGGCGTCGGTGATGGGCTACCTAGGGCTGACACCAGGCGAGAAGAGCTCGGGGCAGAGCCAACGTCGCACCGGCTTGACCAAGGCCGGACCGGCTCCCGTGCGCCGTGTGCTGAACCAGGCAGCATGGTGCTTTTTGCGCGTTCGAGCCGACGACCCGATAGGCCAGTGGGCTGTTGCCGTCGCCCAACGCCGCGGCAAGATGACCGCGGTCACCGCCTTGGCGCGCAAGATGGCCGGCGTGCTGTTCGCGATGTGGCGCGACCACAAGCCGTACGATCCGCAGCACCAACTCAGCAGCGGCAACGCCTAG